The Gillisia sp. Hel_I_86 genome has a segment encoding these proteins:
- a CDS encoding type II toxin-antitoxin system RelE/ParE family toxin produces MSRTVVTSDIAKEKLEDLFEYLIKKWSYKVKSEFVQKLDRNIEIIKEQPEIFPESTKEKGLRRCVITKQTTLFYSFNEEKINIVTIFDTRKDPEKLKRDL; encoded by the coding sequence ATGAGTAGAACTGTAGTTACATCAGATATTGCGAAAGAAAAACTAGAAGACCTATTTGAATATTTGATTAAAAAATGGTCTTACAAAGTAAAATCTGAGTTCGTTCAAAAATTAGATAGAAATATTGAAATCATAAAAGAGCAACCAGAAATATTCCCGGAATCCACAAAAGAAAAGGGGTTAAGAAGATGTGTAATAACAAAACAGACAACTCTATTTTATAGTTTCAACGAAGAAAAAATAAATATTGTTACAATATTTGACACCAGAAAAGATCCCGAAAAATTAAAGAGAGATTTGTAA
- a CDS encoding IS1182 family transposase: MKFIIPKDRKQASLFPVSLDEAIDQENEVRAIDVFVDGLDLEKMGFKVHFPEGGRPAYHPATLLKLFLYGYMNRLRSSRILERECKRNMEMMWLLGQLAPDHNTIANFRKNNPKAIKHVFRATVELAMNFKLIGGRIIAGDSTKLRAQNSKKNNFNEKKIKRHLEYIDNKLDQYNQDLAKADGETEKQEVQKEIRKHAQRRENYTKLKKQLEQTGEEQISTSDGESRHMVLRGNITEVAYNVQSTVDGLHCIPIDYQVTNRNDSKAMGDMIRRSKAILRNNTFTALFDKGYHTGSELETAQKLGIKTMVAIPAPASTAPHPDYNLQNFIYDQQQDQYTCPQGHALKTNGNFYTNHQGKPNQSKFKQYKTKACKGCPVRDLCTRAKNGRLLARNVFAPFYEENRKNMEQEKELYRRRQAIVEHPFGTMKRQWGFDHILTKKGKKRASADVGFIFIAYNLKRIINLIGHKALQEGSNTLFDKILGLIARFYRFLRTSFLFQYNAKFCWHHAIQP; encoded by the coding sequence ATGAAATTCATTATACCCAAAGACCGTAAACAAGCCAGCCTGTTCCCAGTTTCCCTGGATGAAGCCATTGACCAAGAAAACGAAGTCCGAGCCATTGATGTGTTCGTTGATGGCCTCGATCTTGAAAAGATGGGCTTCAAGGTACATTTCCCCGAAGGCGGAAGGCCGGCCTATCATCCAGCAACGCTCCTGAAATTGTTCCTATATGGATATATGAACCGCCTGCGTTCTTCCAGGATCCTCGAGCGCGAGTGCAAACGAAATATGGAGATGATGTGGCTCCTTGGCCAACTTGCCCCCGACCACAACACCATTGCCAATTTCAGAAAAAACAACCCCAAGGCCATCAAACACGTGTTCCGCGCCACGGTGGAACTGGCCATGAACTTCAAACTGATCGGCGGTAGGATCATTGCCGGGGACAGTACCAAACTGCGTGCACAGAACAGTAAAAAGAACAATTTCAACGAAAAGAAGATAAAACGCCACCTGGAATATATCGACAACAAACTCGATCAGTACAACCAGGACCTGGCAAAGGCCGATGGGGAGACTGAAAAACAAGAGGTCCAAAAAGAAATACGAAAGCATGCCCAGCGAAGGGAAAATTATACAAAGCTCAAAAAACAACTGGAGCAGACCGGGGAAGAACAAATTTCAACTTCCGATGGGGAAAGCCGCCATATGGTCCTGCGGGGGAACATTACCGAGGTGGCCTATAACGTACAGTCCACTGTGGACGGCCTGCACTGCATCCCTATTGATTACCAGGTCACCAACCGAAATGACTCCAAGGCCATGGGCGATATGATAAGAAGGTCCAAGGCCATACTCAGGAACAATACCTTTACAGCACTCTTTGACAAAGGCTACCACACAGGATCGGAACTCGAAACCGCTCAAAAGCTCGGTATCAAAACAATGGTGGCCATTCCCGCGCCCGCATCCACGGCACCACACCCGGATTACAACCTACAGAATTTCATTTACGACCAACAACAGGACCAGTATACCTGCCCACAGGGACACGCCCTGAAGACCAACGGCAACTTTTATACAAACCATCAAGGCAAGCCCAACCAAAGTAAGTTCAAACAATACAAAACAAAGGCCTGTAAGGGGTGCCCCGTGCGAGACCTGTGCACCAGGGCAAAAAATGGAAGGCTCCTTGCCCGGAATGTCTTTGCGCCATTCTACGAGGAGAACCGAAAAAACATGGAACAAGAAAAAGAACTCTACCGCCGCAGGCAGGCCATTGTGGAACACCCATTTGGAACCATGAAAAGGCAATGGGGGTTTGACCATATCCTTACCAAAAAAGGAAAGAAAAGGGCCTCTGCAGATGTAGGCTTCATCTTTATTGCCTACAACCTCAAAAGGATCATTAACCTGATAGGCCATAAAGCCCTACAAGAAGGTAGCAATACCTTGTTTGATAAAATTTTGGGCTTAATAGCGCGATTTTACCGCTTTTTAAGAACTAGTTTCCTTTTCCAATATAACGCAAAGTTTTGCTGGCACCATGCCATACAGCCTTAA
- a CDS encoding addiction module antidote protein gives MGTSKFDIADYLDSKEMIAEYLNTVLEEGDNADVINAIGHIAKAIGMTKISEQTGLSRPSLYKALSDGAKPQFATIMKVLKAIGGQIQVNPKMSA, from the coding sequence ATGGGAACTTCAAAATTTGACATTGCAGATTATTTAGACAGCAAGGAGATGATCGCTGAATATCTCAATACTGTTTTAGAAGAAGGAGATAATGCAGATGTAATTAATGCAATCGGTCATATTGCAAAGGCGATTGGGATGACTAAAATATCAGAACAAACAGGATTGAGCAGGCCAAGTTTATACAAAGCTTTATCAGATGGAGCAAAACCTCAATTTGCAACAATAATGAAAGTTTTAAAAGCGATTGGAGGACAAATTCAGGTCAACCCAAAAATGTCTGCTTAA
- a CDS encoding type II toxin-antitoxin system RelE/ParE family toxin yields the protein MFFIEKTIEFDKWLRKLKDLKAKSKILFRIQKIENDEHFGDCKPVGDGIREMRVNFAKGYRVYFKEKDGKIIVLLIGGDKSSQENDIKKAKEIWKKLNK from the coding sequence ATGTTCTTTATTGAAAAAACAATTGAATTTGATAAATGGCTGAGAAAGCTAAAAGACTTAAAAGCTAAATCAAAAATCTTATTCAGAATTCAAAAAATAGAAAATGACGAGCATTTTGGCGATTGCAAACCTGTAGGCGATGGAATAAGAGAAATGCGTGTGAATTTTGCGAAAGGATATCGTGTTTATTTCAAAGAAAAGGACGGTAAAATAATTGTTTTGCTAATTGGTGGAGATAAGTCATCTCAAGAAAATGATATAAAGAAAGCAAAAGAAATCTGGAAAAAACTAAACAAATAG
- a CDS encoding RNA polymerase sigma factor — protein MEKQKTIFLSALQENQDKLYRICSIYSVSSEDSKDLFQEVLVHIWKSMSSFKGNSSIATWMFRIALNVCLRFKSKYAKTQNRFIRLDSMTISNLGSEEGNEKNNEKIIALRKCVKKLNEGDKAIVALYLEGLAYREISDILGLSENHIAVKIKRIKSKLFNCINEIL, from the coding sequence ATGGAAAAACAGAAAACCATATTTCTTTCTGCTTTGCAAGAAAATCAGGATAAGTTATATAGAATTTGCTCTATTTATTCAGTTAGTAGTGAAGATTCGAAAGACCTTTTTCAGGAAGTTTTAGTTCACATATGGAAGTCGATGAGTTCATTTAAAGGTAATTCTTCTATTGCCACTTGGATGTTTAGAATAGCATTAAATGTTTGTCTTCGTTTTAAATCTAAATACGCAAAGACCCAAAATCGATTTATAAGATTAGATAGTATGACTATTTCTAATTTAGGTTCGGAAGAGGGTAATGAAAAAAATAATGAAAAAATAATAGCTTTAAGAAAGTGTGTCAAAAAATTGAATGAAGGAGATAAAGCAATAGTTGCTCTGTACTTGGAAGGATTAGCATACCGAGAAATTTCAGATATACTTGGATTATCTGAAAATCACATAGCCGTAAAAATCAAGCGGATAAAATCAAAATTATTTAACTGCATAAATGAAATATTATGA
- a CDS encoding DUF86 domain-containing protein, which yields MDEELKTWLYDILQSINEIDSYFEGRPKIFEDYVSDVKTKRATERDLEIIGEAVNRILKKDKNFKLENAQKIIGTRNRIIHGYDMISDDLIWSIVINHLPKLKKEVEVLLNI from the coding sequence ATGGATGAAGAATTAAAGACTTGGCTGTATGATATTTTACAGTCGATTAATGAGATTGATAGTTATTTTGAGGGCAGACCAAAAATTTTTGAAGATTATGTTTCTGACGTAAAAACGAAAAGGGCTACTGAGCGTGATCTAGAAATTATTGGCGAAGCTGTAAACCGAATACTTAAAAAGGATAAAAACTTCAAACTTGAAAATGCTCAAAAGATTATTGGAACACGAAATAGAATTATCCACGGATATGATATGATTTCCGATGATTTAATATGGAGTATAGTTATAAACCATCTCCCAAAACTAAAAAAAGAAGTAGAAGTTTTGTTGAATATATAA
- a CDS encoding nucleotidyltransferase family protein, with translation MKIIDKNRDKIKALCNKHKVSRLFVFGSILTDRFKKTSDVDFIVDFEGIELYDYADNYFDLKTSLEKLLKRQVDLLEDKAIKNPYLRQSIDSSKQMIYG, from the coding sequence ATGAAAATAATCGATAAAAATAGAGACAAGATTAAAGCTTTGTGCAATAAACATAAAGTGTCCAGATTATTTGTATTCGGATCGATACTAACGGATAGATTTAAAAAGACAAGTGATGTTGATTTTATAGTGGATTTCGAGGGAATTGAATTATATGACTACGCAGACAATTATTTTGATTTAAAAACATCGCTTGAAAAACTATTGAAAAGACAAGTTGATTTGCTTGAAGATAAAGCAATTAAAAATCCATATTTGAGACAATCTATCGACTCTTCAAAACAAATGATTTATGGATGA